The following proteins come from a genomic window of Ilumatobacter coccineus YM16-304:
- a CDS encoding SURF1 family cytochrome oxidase biogenesis protein: protein MPGTVMVEMYRFLFRPLWILFHVVVAAAIILMVNLGFWQLDRLDERQTFNRQVIERSQQAPLPLADVLDEIERGGVSTDEAEWLPVTVAGSFLPDQIVEFNQSQGGRAGENVLAALAVDDGTTVIVNRGFIPLGFEVPAAPATEVSVTGLIRMSEVRDRGGLTDSADGPVDEVRRIDIPFLAQQLPGDVAPVYVQLVSSEPSVTVGDPEPISRPELDSGPHLSYAIQWFIFSLAVAVGWVLAVRRSLATRRRALAAEQAVSPAAADERTAVGSG, encoded by the coding sequence GTGCCCGGTACCGTCATGGTCGAGATGTACCGGTTCCTGTTCCGACCGTTGTGGATCCTGTTCCACGTGGTGGTGGCCGCGGCGATCATCCTCATGGTCAACCTCGGGTTCTGGCAGCTCGATCGGCTCGACGAACGTCAGACATTCAACCGTCAGGTGATCGAACGATCGCAGCAGGCGCCGCTCCCGTTGGCCGACGTCCTCGACGAGATCGAGCGAGGCGGCGTGAGCACCGACGAGGCCGAGTGGCTGCCGGTGACGGTGGCGGGTTCGTTCCTCCCCGATCAGATCGTCGAGTTCAACCAGTCGCAGGGCGGACGCGCCGGTGAGAACGTCCTCGCTGCGCTCGCGGTCGACGACGGGACGACCGTGATCGTCAACCGGGGGTTCATTCCGCTCGGGTTCGAAGTCCCCGCCGCTCCGGCCACCGAGGTCAGCGTCACCGGCCTCATCCGGATGTCGGAGGTCCGCGACCGTGGGGGTCTGACCGATTCGGCCGACGGCCCGGTCGACGAGGTCCGACGTATCGACATCCCGTTCCTCGCCCAGCAACTGCCGGGCGACGTGGCACCGGTCTACGTGCAGCTCGTGAGCAGCGAACCGAGCGTCACCGTCGGCGATCCCGAACCGATCAGCCGTCCCGAACTCGACAGCGGCCCGCACCTCTCGTACGCGATCCAGTGGTTCATCTTCTCGCTCGCCGTCGCCGTCGGCTGGGTGCTCGCCGTGCGGCGCTCGCTCGCCACTCGGCGTCGAGCACTCGCCGCCGAGCAGGCGGTCAGCCCGGCCGCAGCAGACGAGCGAACCGCAGTGGGTTCTGGCTGA